A genomic region of Elephas maximus indicus isolate mEleMax1 chromosome 10, mEleMax1 primary haplotype, whole genome shotgun sequence contains the following coding sequences:
- the NRL gene encoding neural retina-specific leucine zipper protein, which produces MALPPSPLAMEYVNDFDLMKFEVKREPPEGRSGPPIASLGSTPYSSVPPSPTLSEPGVVGATEGSRPGLEELYWLATLQQQLGAGEALGLSPEEAVELLQGPVPAEGPQGYYPGSPEETGAQHDQLADRFSDAALVSMSVRELNRQLRGCGRDEALRLKQRRRTLKNRGYAQACRSKRLQQRRGLEAERARLLAQLDALRAEVARLARERDLYKARCDRLTSSGPGSGDQAHFFL; this is translated from the exons ATGGCACTGCCCCCCAGCCCCCTGGCCATGGAATATGTTAATGACTTTGACTTGATGAAGTTTGAGGTAAAGCGGGAGCCCCCTGAGGGGCGATCTGGCCCCCCCATAGCCTCACTGGGCTCCACACCCTATAGCTCTGTGCCTCCTTCGCCCACCTTGAGTGAGCCAGGTGTGGTGGGGGCCACTGAGGGCTCCCGGCCAGGCCTTGAGGAGCTGTATTGGCTGGCTACCCTGCAGCagcagctgggggctggggaggcaCTGGGGCTGAGTCCTGAGGAGGCCGTGGAGTTGCTGCAGGGCCCAGTCCCTGCTGAGGGGCCTCAAGGCTACTACCCAGGAAGTCCAGAGGAGACAGGAGCCCAGCATGACCAG CTGGCCGATCGGTTTTCGGACGCGGCGCTGGTGTCGATGTCTGTGCGGGAGCTCAACCGGCAGCTGCGGGGCTGCGGACGGGACGAGGCGCTGCGGCTGAAGCAGAGGCGCCGCACGCTGAAGAACCGCGGCTACGCTCAGGCCTGCCGCTCTAAGCGGCTGCAGCAGCGGCGCGGGCTGGAGGCCGAGCGCGCCCGCCTACTCGCCCAGCTGGATGCACTACGGGCCGAAGTGGCCCGCCTGGCCCGGGAGCGCGACCTCTACAAGGCTCGCTGTGACCGGCTGACGTCGAGCGGCCCTGGGTCCGGGGATCAGGCCCACTTCTTCCTCTGA